A DNA window from Hydrogenophaga taeniospiralis contains the following coding sequences:
- a CDS encoding DUF4390 domain-containing protein: MALLLPWSAHAREPETLQLALQRTADGLFLSARLGLSPAHAVEDALQKSVPLYFVWQADVYRKRWYWTDKRVSSAVRTLRLAYQPLTRRWRLSLSNDAGADSGGAGLQYALHQNYATLADALAGVGRISRWRIADGPQADSAHRVELAFRLDLSLLPRPFQIGMVNQPDWTVELQRELRVPEHVEAEKPAEPLPDKDEADVTEPQR, translated from the coding sequence ATGGCCTTGTTGCTGCCCTGGTCGGCCCATGCCCGCGAACCCGAGACCCTGCAGCTGGCCCTGCAGCGCACCGCCGACGGCCTGTTTCTGTCGGCCCGGCTGGGGCTGTCGCCGGCGCACGCGGTCGAAGACGCCCTGCAGAAATCGGTGCCGCTGTATTTCGTCTGGCAGGCCGACGTGTACCGCAAGCGCTGGTACTGGACCGACAAGCGCGTGTCCAGCGCGGTGCGCACGCTGCGCCTGGCCTACCAGCCGCTCACGCGGCGCTGGCGTCTGAGCCTGTCCAACGACGCGGGTGCCGACAGCGGCGGGGCGGGGCTGCAGTACGCCTTGCACCAGAACTACGCCACCCTGGCCGATGCGCTGGCCGGTGTGGGGCGGATCTCGCGCTGGCGCATCGCCGACGGCCCCCAGGCCGACAGCGCCCACCGCGTCGAACTGGCGTTCCGGCTGGACCTGTCGCTGCTGCCGCGCCCGTTCCAGATCGGCATGGTGAACCAGCCCGACTGGACGGTGGAGCTGCAGCGCGAACTCCGCGTGCCGGAACACGTCGAAGCCGAAAAACCCGCC
- the rsmB gene encoding 16S rRNA (cytosine(967)-C(5))-methyltransferase RsmB, with product MDAHVSHPTPNSPSTTSDQGSAPRLAPSLATQLHQTALCVLAVEQGRSLSDVLPQVNAALRPGVQALTFHVLRHLGSARALVARLVQRKPDAAVQALLHSAVALLLPEEPDDAEGVPQRVGLQYAPHTVVNQAVDAARQDRNTHRQAAFINACLRRFLRERDALLADVAGQPVARWNHPAWWIERLQRDHPGQWQAILAANNQPGPMVLRVNRRRTRRADYLQALQAMGLSARAIGEDGLVLDAPQPVERLPGFSQGHCSVQDGAAQMAAGLLLAGRGWTAADRVLDACAAPGGKTAHLLERAELNLLALDVDARRCVRIHDNLHRLGLSAEVQCADAGQPAAWWDGQPFDAILLDAPCTASGIVRRHPDVRWLRRAADVDTLVAIQRQLLDALWPLLKPGGRLLYCTCSVFRAEGADQVQAFLGRHTDAVLQASPGHLLPGTVIADGEFNDNVPGGYDGFFYARIDKARP from the coding sequence ATGGATGCCCATGTGAGCCACCCAACCCCCAACTCCCCGTCCACAACCTCTGACCAGGGCAGCGCGCCCCGGCTCGCGCCCAGCCTGGCCACGCAACTGCACCAGACCGCGCTCTGCGTGCTCGCGGTGGAGCAGGGGCGTTCGCTCAGCGACGTGCTGCCGCAGGTCAACGCGGCTCTGCGCCCTGGAGTGCAGGCGCTCACTTTCCATGTGTTGCGCCATCTGGGCAGCGCGCGTGCGCTGGTGGCCCGGCTGGTGCAGCGCAAACCCGACGCCGCGGTGCAGGCCCTGCTCCACAGCGCCGTGGCCCTGCTCCTGCCCGAAGAGCCCGACGATGCCGAGGGCGTGCCCCAACGGGTGGGCCTGCAATACGCTCCCCACACCGTGGTGAACCAGGCGGTGGACGCTGCCCGGCAGGACCGCAACACCCACCGCCAGGCGGCTTTCATCAACGCCTGCCTGCGGCGCTTTCTGCGGGAGAGGGATGCCCTGTTGGCCGACGTGGCCGGCCAGCCGGTGGCGCGCTGGAACCACCCCGCCTGGTGGATCGAGCGGCTGCAGCGCGACCACCCCGGGCAGTGGCAGGCCATCCTGGCGGCCAACAACCAGCCCGGCCCGATGGTCTTGCGCGTCAACCGCCGCCGCACCCGCCGGGCCGATTACCTGCAGGCGCTGCAAGCCATGGGCCTGAGCGCCCGCGCCATCGGTGAGGACGGCCTGGTGCTGGATGCGCCGCAGCCCGTCGAGCGCCTGCCCGGTTTCAGCCAGGGCCATTGTTCGGTGCAGGACGGCGCGGCGCAGATGGCCGCGGGCTTGCTGCTCGCCGGGCGCGGGTGGACCGCGGCCGACCGCGTGCTCGACGCCTGCGCCGCCCCCGGCGGCAAGACCGCCCACCTGCTGGAGCGCGCCGAGCTGAACCTGCTGGCGCTGGACGTGGACGCGCGCCGCTGCGTGCGCATTCACGACAACCTGCACCGCCTGGGCCTGAGCGCCGAGGTGCAGTGCGCCGACGCCGGCCAGCCCGCCGCCTGGTGGGACGGCCAGCCGTTTGACGCCATCCTGCTCGACGCCCCGTGCACCGCCTCGGGCATCGTGCGGCGCCACCCCGACGTGCGCTGGTTGCGCCGTGCGGCCGACGTGGACACACTGGTGGCCATCCAGCGCCAACTGCTCGACGCCTTGTGGCCGCTGCTCAAGCCGGGCGGGCGATTGCTGTATTGCACCTGCTCGGTGTTTCGTGCCGAAGGGGCCGATCAGGTCCAGGCGTTCCTTGGGCGCCACACCGACGCCGTCCTGCAGGCGTCACCGGGTCATTTGCTGCCGGGAACGGTCATTGCCGATGGGGAGTTCAACGACAATGTTCCGGGTGGATACGACGGATTCTTTTACGCCCGCATCGACAAGGCCCGGCCTTGA
- a CDS encoding M48 family metalloprotease yields MRFFEFQRDARGETRKLLLAFVLTVLLLVLAINAALALAWGLTWGFWVPGDMSYPRHYFAVNTAVVLLFVLGGWWVETSRLASGGGQRLAEQMGARPAQPSGDFDDQRFSNIVDEMSISSGMKRPLAMVVARDQGINAFAAGWDEDDAVVAVTRGALEHLTREELQGLVAHEFSHIGEGDTRLNMRLIGMVFGLEMLYRMGRQLVEPDEKDRRMALALIGLAIMAAGWLGWLAGHALQAAVSRQREYLADARAVQWTRSRDGLGGVLRKIMSQQREGVVSRRVGSMVQHMLLVANESGAVAHWLDSHPTLEQRIHRIYGRAMGPLPLTRDDEPPPASEAPPPPASNPGDDPGWTLI; encoded by the coding sequence GTGCGGTTCTTTGAATTTCAGCGCGACGCGCGCGGTGAGACCCGCAAGCTGCTGCTCGCCTTCGTGCTCACCGTGCTGCTGCTGGTGCTGGCGATCAACGCCGCGCTGGCGTTGGCCTGGGGCCTGACCTGGGGTTTCTGGGTACCCGGCGACATGAGCTACCCGCGCCACTATTTCGCGGTCAACACCGCCGTGGTGCTGCTGTTCGTGCTGGGGGGCTGGTGGGTGGAAACCTCGCGCCTGGCCAGCGGTGGCGGGCAGCGGCTGGCCGAGCAGATGGGCGCGCGCCCGGCCCAGCCCTCGGGCGATTTTGACGACCAGCGCTTCTCCAACATCGTCGACGAGATGTCGATCTCGTCGGGCATGAAGCGTCCGCTGGCGATGGTGGTCGCGCGCGATCAGGGCATCAACGCCTTTGCCGCCGGCTGGGACGAGGACGACGCCGTCGTGGCCGTCACCCGCGGTGCGCTGGAACACCTCACGCGCGAGGAGCTTCAGGGCCTGGTGGCGCACGAGTTCAGCCACATCGGCGAAGGCGATACCCGGCTCAACATGCGGCTCATCGGCATGGTGTTCGGGCTGGAAATGCTGTACCGCATGGGGCGGCAACTGGTGGAGCCGGACGAAAAAGACCGCCGCATGGCCCTGGCCCTGATCGGTCTGGCCATTATGGCCGCGGGCTGGCTGGGCTGGCTCGCCGGCCATGCGCTGCAGGCCGCGGTGTCGCGCCAGCGCGAATACCTGGCCGATGCCCGCGCCGTGCAGTGGACCCGCAGCCGCGACGGCCTGGGTGGCGTGCTGCGCAAGATCATGAGCCAGCAGCGCGAAGGCGTGGTGTCGCGGCGCGTGGGCTCCATGGTGCAGCACATGCTGCTGGTGGCCAACGAATCCGGCGCCGTGGCCCACTGGCTCGATTCGCACCCCACGCTGGAGCAGCGCATCCACCGCATCTACGGCCGGGCCATGGGCCCGCTGCCGCTGACCCGCGACGATGAGCCCCCGCCGGCCAGCGAGGCGCCACCCCCTCCCGCCAGCAACCCCGGCGACGACCCGGGGTGGACCCTGATTTGA
- a CDS encoding LemA family protein, with protein MSATLWVLLALGLLVFFWAVGAYNRLVRLKNAIANAFGQIDVQLKRRYDLIPNLVEVARKYLAHEAQTLEAVVAARNQAKAAEQTAAGSPLNAGALGALSGAEQVLGGALGRLFAVVEAYPDLKADQTMRELSEELSSTENRIGFARQAYNDNVLEFNDAAAQFPTLIVARLFNFQPQSMLESTTSDVERQAVKVAF; from the coding sequence ATGTCTGCCACGCTGTGGGTGTTGCTGGCCTTGGGCCTGCTGGTGTTCTTCTGGGCCGTGGGGGCCTACAACCGGTTGGTGCGCCTGAAAAACGCGATCGCCAACGCCTTTGGCCAGATCGACGTGCAGCTCAAGCGCCGCTACGACCTGATCCCCAACCTGGTGGAGGTCGCGCGCAAGTACCTGGCCCACGAGGCGCAGACGCTGGAGGCCGTGGTCGCGGCCCGCAACCAGGCCAAGGCCGCCGAGCAGACGGCCGCGGGCAGCCCGCTAAATGCCGGTGCGCTCGGTGCGCTGAGTGGTGCCGAGCAGGTGCTGGGTGGGGCCCTCGGGCGCCTGTTCGCCGTGGTCGAGGCCTACCCCGATCTCAAGGCCGACCAGACCATGCGCGAGCTCAGCGAGGAGTTGTCCAGCACCGAGAACCGGATCGGTTTCGCGCGCCAGGCGTACAACGACAACGTGCTGGAGTTCAACGACGCGGCCGCGCAGTTCCCCACCCTGATCGTGGCGCGGTTGTTCAACTTCCAGCCCCAGTCCATGCTGGAGTCCACCACCAGCGACGTCGAGCGCCAGGCGGTGAAGGTCGCTTTTTGA